The genomic segment GGAATGGCCGCGAGCAGTCCAGCCTCGCCATCCTCAACTACGGCTTCCGCTTCTTCGATACGGTGAAGCTCTACGAGGCGGGATCGCCGATCCAGACCCTGCGCATCTTCAAGGGCGCGACCGAGGAGCTGCCGGTCGGCACCATCGACACGCTGGCCGTCAGCATTCCGCGCGGCGCACAAGACAAGCTGTCGGTGCAGGCAGACGTACAGCAGCCGCTGATCGCACCGGTGCAGGCCGGGCAGACGCTGGGTACGGTCACCGTCAGCCTGGATGGAGACACACTGCTACAGGAACCGCTGGTCGCGCTGCAGGAAGTTCCCGAAGGCGGCCTCTGGGACAAACTGGTGGACGAGGTCCGTCTGCGCTTCTTCGAGTGAGCCATGGCCGACCCTGCCCCGCCGAAACTGACGTACCCCTGCCGCTTTCCGATCAAGGCGTTCCTGCGTCCCGATAGTGGCGCGGAAAGCCGTGTCCGGCGTGTGGTGCAGGACGCGATCGGCGTGCCCTCGCAAATCAGCCGCCAATTGTCCGGCCAGGGCAACTACACCTGCCTGACGTTCGACTTCGTCGCCGACAGTGAGGACCACGTGGCCCGCGTGCGTGCGGTTCTGCGCGCGGAACCGGCGGTATTGATGTCTCTGTGAGCGCCGCAGGCGCCGACGCGCCCCTGGTTCTTTCGCTGGGTCAGCAGCCCTATACCGAAACCTTCACGGCGATGCGCGCGTTCACCGAATCCCGCCAACGCGGCTCGCGTGACGAAATCTGGCTGCTTGAGCACCCGCGCGTGTTCACGCTCGGTCAGGCCGGCAAACCCGAGCACCTGCTGGCGCCCGGCGACATTCCGGTGGTGCAGAGCAATCGGGGGGGGCAGGTCACCTATCACGGCCCAGGGCAACTGGTGGCCTATGTGATGCTGGATCTGCAAGGCCGCGGCTACGGCATTCGCAGCCTGGTCACTCGCATAGAGAATGCACTGATCGCCTGCATGGCTGATTTCGGCATTACCGCAAGCGCGCGTCGGGATGCGCCCGGTGTCTATCTGGACGACGGTCGCAAACTGGCCTCGCTGGGTCTGCGCGTCAGTCGCGGCTTCTGCTATCACGGTCTGGCGCTCAACGTTGCGATGAACCTCGAACCGTTTCAGCGCATCAATCCCTGCGGCTATGCGGGTTTGCAGGTGGCACAGCTGTCGGAAATCGGCGGACCGAAGACGGTTATCGACGCGGAGCATTCGCTGATCCCCCATCTAAGGGATTTTCTGTACGCGCCTGATTGAGGCACAATATCTGCCTAAGCAGCATTTTTGTCCGCCAACAATAAACTCAGAATCGGCAGAACCGCATTCCATTCAAAACGCCATGAAGCAGTTCAGGTGGGGTTCAGCCCGTCACGGTTTACCATCCGGCCGCCGCACGCCCGTCCAAGCTGGCGTGCCAGCGGGGCATTGGGCATGCGACAATTGCCTGTGACTATCGTCCACCCGAATTCCATTCAAGGCCTGACACAATGACAGCTCATTCAGCTGACGACGCCCTCGTGCGTGTGCGCGGCCTGCACTTCGCCTACGGTTCGCGTCTGATCTATGACGGAATCGATGTCGACATTCCGCGTGGCAAGGTCACCGCGATCATGGGGCCATCCGGCACTGGCAAGACCACCTTGCTGCGCCTGATCGGCGGCCAGTGGCGTCCGGACGCCGGCACCGTGGAGTTCGATGGCGTGAATGTCCACAAGCAGTCGCGCGGCCAGTTGTTCGAGATGCGCAAACGCCTCGGCATGCTGTTTCAGTCCGGCGCCCTGCTGACCGACCTGACGGTGTTCGAGAACGTCGCCTTTCCGCTGCGAGAGCACACCGATCTGCCGGAATCGATGATCCGCGATCTGGTGCTGATGAAGCTGGAGGCCGTAGGTCTGCGTGGCGCGCGCGATCTCGCCCCGGACGAGCTCTCGGGCGGCATGGCACGACGCGTCGCGCTGGCGCGGGCAATCGCGCTCGACCCCGCCATGGTCATGTATGACGAACCCTTCACCGGCCAGGACCCGATTTCCATGGGCGTGCTGATGCGGCTTGTGCGGACGCTCAACGACGCCCTGAACCTGACTTCGATCGTGGTCTCGCATGACGTCAACGAGGTATTGTCGATCAGCGACCACGTCTACGTGGTTTCCGCCGGCAAGGTCGTCGCCAGCGGCTCACCGGATGAGGTCCGCAATGCGGGCTCCGAATGGGTCAAGCAGTTCGTGGACGGCCTGCCGGACGGCCCGGTCCCGTTCCACTACAAGGCCGGCGACTACGCCGAGGAACTGATGGGAGCGGCCAAATGAGTTCGCTGCTCACGATACTCGGCAATTTCTCGGCCGGAGCCGGACGCGCCGTACTGTTCTGGTTCGGCATCCTGGCCGCGATACCCGGCGCCCTGCTGCGGCCGCGCGTGATCATCCGTCAGTTCTATGACAGCGCCGTACTGTCGCAGATCATCATCGTAGTATCCGGTTCGTTCATCGGCATGGTGCTCGCGCTGCAGGGATACCGCACGCTGGTCAACTTCGGCGCCGAATCTTCGTTGGGTGTCTTTGTGGCGCTGGTCATCATCCGCGAACTGGGGCCGGTGGTCACCGCCCTGCTGTACGCGGGCCGCGCCGGATCGTCGATGGCCGCCGAAGTCGGTCTGATGCGTGCAACCGAGCAGCTGTCCGGCATGGAAATGATGGCGGTGGATCCGATGAAACGCGTCATTGCGCCGCGCTATATCGCCGGCGTGCTGGCGATGCCGCTGCTGACCGCGATCTTCACGGTGATGGCGATCGGCATCGCCGGCGGCTACGCGGTCGGCGTGGTGCTGCTGGGCGTGGACGACGGCTCTTACTGGTCGCAGATCCAGTCGAGCGTCGACCTGCGCGACATCGGTGACGCCGCGCTCAAGGCCCTGGTGTTCGGTCTGGTGGTGAACTGGATCGCGCTGTATCAGGGGTATCACGCGGCACCGAATTCCGAAGGTGTTTCACGCGCAACGACGACAACGGTCGTGTATTCGTCGCTGGCCATCCTCGGCCTCGACTTCGTGCTCACCGCCATGCTGTTCCAGAAGTAGTTAGGGCTCCAAATCATGCAATCACGTTCACTTGAGATTCTGGTCGGATTCTTCTTCGCGCTCGGCGTCGCGGCGATCTTCGTGCTCACCTTCCGTGTCGCCGGGCTGCAGAACGTGGGCGGCGGGCCGACCTACGAGGTTACCGCCATGTTCGAGAATATCGGCGGGCTCAAGCCGGGCGCCTCGGTGACGATGGCCGGCGTCAAGATCGGGCGCGTACGCAACATCGCGATCGACCGCACCACCTTCGAGGCGCGCGTGAAGATGGACCTCGCCGCCGACTACGACAATATCCCCAAAGACTCCAACGCCAAGATTCTCACGGCGGGCCTGCTCGGCGAGCAGTACATCGGCTTCGAACCCGGTGGCGCGCTCGAATCTCTGGAGCAGGGTGACACCATCACCTTTACCCAAAGCGCCCTGGTATTGGAGAACCTCATCGGCCAGTTCCTCACGTCGATGACCCAAAAGGGTTCCAACGAATCCAAGGAGTAACCGCATGAACGTCCTGAAATCGACCATTGCCGCCGCGGGCCTGCTGGCCATCGCCGGGCTGGCACACGCACAGTCCGCCAAGCCGGACGAAGTCATCCGCTCCGCAACCGAAAGCGCGCGCGAGCAGATCAACGAAAACTACGAAACGTACAAGACCGATAGGCACGCCTTCTACACGATGATCGATGAGACCGTCGTGCCGCGCTTCGACGTGAAATACATCTCGCAGCTGGTACTGGCGCGCAACTATCGCAGCGCCACACCGGAACAGCGCAGCCGTTTCACCGATGCCTTCCAGACGATGATCGTGCGCTCCTACGCCGATGCCCTGCTCGAGTACTACGACGACGTGGACATCGAATGGGCGCCGCTGCGCATGGCCGAGGACGCCACCGATGCCTCCGTCGGGGCGAAAATCATGCGCAACAGCGGACAGCCGATTCCGATCGACTTCCGCGTCCACAAGACCGATGACGGAGACTGGAAGATCTACGACATCGCAGTGGAAAACATCAGCGTGGTCAGCAACTTCCGCGCCCAGTTCGCACAGGAAGTGAAGAAGAACGGCCTCGATTCGCTGATCGCGAAACTGGAAAACCTGCAGATCAAGGCGCCAACCGTCGAGGTCGATGAGCCCGCGCAGGGCTCCTAGCCGCCGCGCAGGAAAGGAGACAACATGGTCAGCGTCAGTCCCGGCCGTATTGAGGGAGAACTCTGCTTCGCCACCGCAGACGCCGTCTTGCGTGAAAGTGCCCAACTGCTCAAGACCGGCAGCATCGACCTGTCCGGCGTCACCCGTGCGGACAGCGCGGGTGTGGCCCTGCTGCTGGAGCTGCGCCGCCGCCACGGCGCGCCACTGCCACTGACGCAGATGCCCGCGCAGCTCGGTGGCCTGATCGAGTTCTTCAATCTGGGGGCGATCCTGATGCCCCCGCAGCCCAGCGGAAGCGCACCATGATTCGACTCCTTATCGCGGTCCTGACGACGGTCACGCTGGGCGCTTGCGCACATGCGCCAGCTTACGATCCCCAGGATCCGCTGGAGGTGGTCAACCGCAAGGTCTACAAGTTCAACGACGTGGCTGACCGTTACGTATTGCGGCCGGTCGCCAAGACCTATGCCGACATCACGCCGCAACCGGTCAAGACCGGCGTCAGCAATTTCTTCGACAACCTCACCTACCCGATCACCATCGTCAACGGCGTGCTGCAGCTCAAGTTCAAGCAGGCCGCGTCCGACACCGGACGTTTCCTGCTCAACTCCACGGTCGGCATCCTCGGCCTCGTCGACGTCGCCGGCCAGCAAGGCATGGAACGCCACGACGAGGACTTCGGGCAGACCCTGGGTTACTGGGGCGTCGGGGAAGGCTGGTTCCTGATGCTCCCGCTACTCGGGCCCTCGACCAATCGCGACCTGATCGGCCGTGGCGGTGATTACTTCTCGGACCCGACCTACTATGTCGACGAGCCCCAGGTCGAATATCCGCTGATCGCACTACGCGCCGTGAACAGCCGCGCCGGTCTGCTCGGCGCACCGGAAAACTTCCTCAATCAGCAGCTGGACCCTTACGTTGCCATGCGCACGGCCTATCTGGAACAGCGCTGGAGCCTGATCCACGATGGCAAGCCACCTCCGGACGACGATTTCGAGGACTTCGGCGACGAGTGAGGCACGTGTTGCTCGTGAGGCTACCGATCACTGCGACTTTCACGGTTCTAGGCCTGTCGCCTTTCCCCTTACACGCTCACCCCACCCAGGCCCGCACGTTTTGGAACATCCGGAACCACGGCGTGAATCGCTGCTCGCGATTCGGCCACCACGAACCGACGGTGCCGGCAATCGTTCGTTCCGGGTGCGGCATCATCACCGTGATGCGACCGTCTGCATTGCAGATGCCGGTCAAGCCTTCGGGCGAGCCGTTCGGATTGTACGGGTAGCGCGTCGCCACCTGAGCCGCGCTGTCCAGATAACGCATCCCGATCTGGCCGTTTGCCTGTAGTGCGGCCTGCTGACTGGCCGAGCTGAAACTCGCCCTGCCCTCGCCGTGCGCAACGGCGATCGGCAATCGCGATCCGGCCATGCCGGCCAGGAAAATCGACTTCGATTCCACGACTTCTACCTGCGCCCAGCGCGCTTCGAACTGCTCGGAGCGGTTGCGCACGAACTGCGGCCAGTGCTCGCTGCCCGGCACCAGCTCCGCCAGCGCCGCGAACATCTGGCAACCATTGCAGACGCCCAGCGCGAAGCGATCCGGCTGTTCGAAGAACGACTGGAACATGCCGCGCGCGCGTTCGTTGAACAGGATCGAACGCGCCCAGCCCCGGCCGGCGCCCAGCACGTCGCCGTATGAAAAGCCGCCGCAGGCCACGAGCCCGGCATAGTCATCCAGGGTCTGCCCGCCTTCCAGCAGATCGGACATGTGCACGTCCACCGCCTCGAAACCGGCGGCGTTGAAGGCATAGGCCATTTCGACCTGGCCGTTGACGCCCTGCTCGCGCAGGATCGCCACGCGTGGCCGGCGCCCGATGCCCGGCGCGGACGGACGGAGAACTGGCGCAACCGCCGGATCGAAGCTGAGGTGCACGCTCAAGCCGTGATCGGATTCCAGGCCCGCCGATGCGAATTCCTCGTCGGCACAATCGGGCTCATCACGCAGCTTCGCCATGCGATAACTGGTTTCGAACCAGGACTTGAACAAGGCTTCGCGCGCGCCTTCGAACACCACCGCGCCACCGGCACGAATGCGGATGCGGCCATCGGTCGTGGGCCTGGCAATTTCTTGCACACTCAGCCCGTCAAAGGCCGCGCGTATGGCCGGTACGTCGGCACGGCGAACCTGCACCACAAACCCCAGTTCTTCGGCGAACAGCGATGCCAGCACATCGACGTCCGTGAGATCGACATCGAGCCCGCAATGCCCGGCGAAGGCCATTTCCATCAGCGTGGCGAGCAGACCGCCGTCGGATCGATCGTGGTAGGCCAGTACGCGAGCTTCGGCGTTCAGCGCCTGTATTCCGGCAAAGGCCTGGCGCAGCAGCGTCGGCGCATCGAGGTCCGGCACCCGGTCGCCGAACTGTCCGTAGACCTGCGCGAGGATCGAGCCGCCCAGACGGTTCTGGCCGGCACCGAGATCGACCAGCAGCAATACCGTGTCGCCGGCATCGGTGCGCAGCTGTGGTGTCAGGCTGCGCCGCACGTCGGTCACCGGCGCAAAAGCGGATACGATCAAGGACAGGGGCGCGAACTGCATGTGGCGTGCATCGCCATCCTCCCAGACGGTGCGCATCGACAGCGAATCCTTGCCCACCGGAATCGCGATGCCGAGCTGCGGGCACAGCTCGGCGCCGACGGCGCGTACGGTGTCGTACAGGCGCGCATCTTCGTCACCAAGCCCGGCCGCCGCCATCCAGTTTGCGGACAGCTTGACCTCGCCGAGGCTGGCGATCGGCGCTGCCATCAGATTGGTGATCGCCTCGGCCACCGCCATGCGACCCGAAGCCGGCGCGTCCAGCAGCGCCAGCGGCGCGCGCTCGCCCATGGCCATGGCCTCCCCCGTTACCGCCTCGAAACTGCTGGCGGTCACGGCGCAATCCGCCACCGGTACCTGCCAGGGACCGACCATCTGGTCACGCACCGTCAATCCACCGACCGTACGGTCGCCGATCGTGATCAGGAAGTTCTTGGCGGCAACCGTGGGATGTTGCAATACCCGAATCACCGCTTCGTCGAGCCGGATGGCGCTGCGATTCAGCGCCGGCAGTTCACGGACGGCGCGCTCCGACTGGCGCTGCAACTGCGGCGCCTTGCCGAGCAGTACCGACATCGGCATATTCACGGCGTCCTGCGCTTCGAGTTCATCCTCGACCACCAGCACGCGCTCGGCCAGCGCCGTTCCGACGACAGCGTACGGACAGCGCTCGCGCCGGCAGGCCGCATCGAGCACCGCCAGCCCGGCATCGTCCACCGCGAGCACGTAGCGCTCCTGGGATTCGTTGCACCAGATTTCCATCGGCGACAGCGACGGATCGGCAATGTCCACCGCGCGCAGGCGAATGCGTCCGCCACGACCGTTGTCGTTGATGATTTCGGGCAGGGCGTTGGAAATGCCGCCGGCACCGACGTCGTGAATCGACAGAATCGGATTGGCCTCACCCAGCGAAGCACAGTAGTCGAC from the Gammaproteobacteria bacterium genome contains:
- the purL gene encoding phosphoribosylformylglycinamidine synthase, which codes for MHLLPGGPALSTFRIDRLREALTAQAPGLSGLRVSEFFMATAADAELAAVRRLLEAGEGELPDGSLRLFVVPRVGTVSAWCSKATDIARVCGLAGVQRIERGRVLVFEGITDLPAVAHALLHDPMTESLVSDIKGLAQAFETPERRPLRQVDLLGGGKDALATANRDWGLALSADEIDYLAEYFAGVGRNPSDAELMMFAQINSEHCRHKIFNAEFTVDGETKPDSLFGMIRMSHAASPDGVLSAYKDNAAVIAGPEAPRFMLGSDRIWRTRQEPAHILMKVETHNHPTGISPHPGAATGAGGEIRDEAATGRGGRPKAGLCGFSVSNLRITGFTQPWEAADSRPPRMATAQQIMLEGPIGAAAYNNEFGRPNLAGYFRSFEQTLPDGSRTGFHKPIMIAGGYGNIRDGLVEKLDVPAGAQLIVLGGPAMLIGLGGGAASSMTTGSSSEALDFASVQRANPELERRCQEVVDYCASLGEANPILSIHDVGAGGISNALPEIINDNGRGGRIRLRAVDIADPSLSPMEIWCNESQERYVLAVDDAGLAVLDAACRRERCPYAVVGTALAERVLVVEDELEAQDAVNMPMSVLLGKAPQLQRQSERAVRELPALNRSAIRLDEAVIRVLQHPTVAAKNFLITIGDRTVGGLTVRDQMVGPWQVPVADCAVTASSFEAVTGEAMAMGERAPLALLDAPASGRMAVAEAITNLMAAPIASLGEVKLSANWMAAAGLGDEDARLYDTVRAVGAELCPQLGIAIPVGKDSLSMRTVWEDGDARHMQFAPLSLIVSAFAPVTDVRRSLTPQLRTDAGDTVLLLVDLGAGQNRLGGSILAQVYGQFGDRVPDLDAPTLLRQAFAGIQALNAEARVLAYHDRSDGGLLATLMEMAFAGHCGLDVDLTDVDVLASLFAEELGFVVQVRRADVPAIRAAFDGLSVQEIARPTTDGRIRIRAGGAVVFEGAREALFKSWFETSYRMAKLRDEPDCADEEFASAGLESDHGLSVHLSFDPAVAPVLRPSAPGIGRRPRVAILREQGVNGQVEMAYAFNAAGFEAVDVHMSDLLEGGQTLDDYAGLVACGGFSYGDVLGAGRGWARSILFNERARGMFQSFFEQPDRFALGVCNGCQMFAALAELVPGSEHWPQFVRNRSEQFEARWAQVEVVESKSIFLAGMAGSRLPIAVAHGEGRASFSSASQQAALQANGQIGMRYLDSAAQVATRYPYNPNGSPEGLTGICNADGRITVMMPHPERTIAGTVGSWWPNREQRFTPWFRMFQNVRAWVG
- the mlaD gene encoding outer membrane lipid asymmetry maintenance protein MlaD, whose amino-acid sequence is MQSRSLEILVGFFFALGVAAIFVLTFRVAGLQNVGGGPTYEVTAMFENIGGLKPGASVTMAGVKIGRVRNIAIDRTTFEARVKMDLAADYDNIPKDSNAKILTAGLLGEQYIGFEPGGALESLEQGDTITFTQSALVLENLIGQFLTSMTQKGSNESKE
- the lipB gene encoding lipoyl(octanoyl) transferase LipB, which produces MRAFTESRQRGSRDEIWLLEHPRVFTLGQAGKPEHLLAPGDIPVVQSNRGGQVTYHGPGQLVAYVMLDLQGRGYGIRSLVTRIENALIACMADFGITASARRDAPGVYLDDGRKLASLGLRVSRGFCYHGLALNVAMNLEPFQRINPCGYAGLQVAQLSEIGGPKTVIDAEHSLIPHLRDFLYAPD
- a CDS encoding ATP-binding cassette domain-containing protein, with protein sequence MTAHSADDALVRVRGLHFAYGSRLIYDGIDVDIPRGKVTAIMGPSGTGKTTLLRLIGGQWRPDAGTVEFDGVNVHKQSRGQLFEMRKRLGMLFQSGALLTDLTVFENVAFPLREHTDLPESMIRDLVLMKLEAVGLRGARDLAPDELSGGMARRVALARAIALDPAMVMYDEPFTGQDPISMGVLMRLVRTLNDALNLTSIVVSHDVNEVLSISDHVYVVSAGKVVASGSPDEVRNAGSEWVKQFVDGLPDGPVPFHYKAGDYAEELMGAAK
- a CDS encoding ABC transporter substrate-binding protein → MNVLKSTIAAAGLLAIAGLAHAQSAKPDEVIRSATESAREQINENYETYKTDRHAFYTMIDETVVPRFDVKYISQLVLARNYRSATPEQRSRFTDAFQTMIVRSYADALLEYYDDVDIEWAPLRMAEDATDASVGAKIMRNSGQPIPIDFRVHKTDDGDWKIYDIAVENISVVSNFRAQFAQEVKKNGLDSLIAKLENLQIKAPTVEVDEPAQGS
- a CDS encoding STAS domain-containing protein; translation: MVSVSPGRIEGELCFATADAVLRESAQLLKTGSIDLSGVTRADSAGVALLLELRRRHGAPLPLTQMPAQLGGLIEFFNLGAILMPPQPSGSAP
- a CDS encoding DUF493 domain-containing protein, with amino-acid sequence MADPAPPKLTYPCRFPIKAFLRPDSGAESRVRRVVQDAIGVPSQISRQLSGQGNYTCLTFDFVADSEDHVARVRAVLRAEPAVLMSL
- the mlaE gene encoding lipid asymmetry maintenance ABC transporter permease subunit MlaE, producing MSSLLTILGNFSAGAGRAVLFWFGILAAIPGALLRPRVIIRQFYDSAVLSQIIIVVSGSFIGMVLALQGYRTLVNFGAESSLGVFVALVIIRELGPVVTALLYAGRAGSSMAAEVGLMRATEQLSGMEMMAVDPMKRVIAPRYIAGVLAMPLLTAIFTVMAIGIAGGYAVGVVLLGVDDGSYWSQIQSSVDLRDIGDAALKALVFGLVVNWIALYQGYHAAPNSEGVSRATTTTVVYSSLAILGLDFVLTAMLFQK
- a CDS encoding VacJ family lipoprotein, with amino-acid sequence MRLLIAVLTTVTLGACAHAPAYDPQDPLEVVNRKVYKFNDVADRYVLRPVAKTYADITPQPVKTGVSNFFDNLTYPITIVNGVLQLKFKQAASDTGRFLLNSTVGILGLVDVAGQQGMERHDEDFGQTLGYWGVGEGWFLMLPLLGPSTNRDLIGRGGDYFSDPTYYVDEPQVEYPLIALRAVNSRAGLLGAPENFLNQQLDPYVAMRTAYLEQRWSLIHDGKPPPDDDFEDFGDE